From the genome of Denticeps clupeoides chromosome 4, fDenClu1.1, whole genome shotgun sequence, one region includes:
- the cnn2 gene encoding calponin-2, producing MSQFNRGPAYGFSAEVKSKIAQKYDPQKEEELRVWIEEVTGHLIGDDFQKGLKNGVILCELINKLQPGSVKKINQSTQNWHQLENLTNFIKAMTTYGLKPHDIFEANDLFENGNMTQVQTTLLALAGMAKTKGLQSSVDIGVKYAEKQERAFDEEKMKAGHCVIGLQMGTNKCASQAGMNAYGTRRHLYDPKAHILAPMDNSTISLQMGTNKGASQSGMTAPGTRRAIYDQKLGTDKCDNSTMSLQMGYTQGASQSGQNFGLGRQIYDAKYCPKAHEQQEGDGFIPDYQDEGYLGYQDEGQEY from the exons ATGTCTCAGTTCAACAGAGGTCCCGCGTACGGCTTCTCGGCGGAGGTCAAGAGTAAG ATTGCCCAGAAGTACGACCCCCAGAAGGAAGAGGAGCTGCGGGTGTGGATCGAGGAGGTGACTGGCCACTTGATCGGAGATGACTTCCAGAAGGGCTTGAAAAACGGGGTCATCTTGTGCGA GCTGATCAACAAACTGCAGCCGGGTTCTGTGAAAAAGATCAACCAGTCCACGCAAAATTGGCACCAG CTTGAAAATCTGACCAACTTCATCAAAGCAATGACGACGTACGGCCTGAAGCCCCACGATATTTTTGAAGCCAATGACCTCTTCGAGAATGGAAACATGACGCAGGTTCAGACGACCCTCCTGGCCCTCGCCGGCATG gCCAAGACCAAGGGCCTGCAGTCCAGCGTGGACATCGGGGTGAAGTACGCGGAGAAGCAGGAGCGAGCGTTCGACGAGGAGAAGATGAAGGCCGGGCACTGCGTCATTGGGCTGCAG ATGGGCACTAATAAGTGTGCGAGCCAAGCCGGGATGAACGCCTACGGTACCAGGAGGCACCTGTATGACCCTAAAGCTCATATTCTTGCACCGATGGACAATTCCACCATCAGCCTGCAAATGGGGACCAACAAGGGAGCCAGCCAA TCTGGCATGACCGCTCCAGGAACCCGCCGAGCCATCTATGACCAGAAGCTGGGCACCGACAAATGTGACAACTCCACCATGTCCCTTCAGATGGGCTACACCCAGGGGGCCAGTCAAAGTGGACAAAACTTTGGGCTGGGGCGGCAGATCTACGACGCAAAATACTGTCCCAAAGCTCACGAGCAGCAAGAAGGAGATGGATTCATTCCTGATTATCAAGATGAGGGATATCTGGGGTACCAGGATGAAGGGCAGGAGTACTAA
- the crsp7 gene encoding mediator of RNA polymerase II transcription subunit 26 isoform X1: MTTAPATPQQMRDRLLQAIDSHSNICNMVAVLDVITNLEKFPITKEALEETRLGKLINDVRKKTKDEDLAKRAKKLLRNWQKLIEPCQNETPSRSVPSAPGSANGGAHGYRADVIPPAAPSPGKVGPELKARNDVHNTYSPKAEKSSGRKRKGEQRDAMLLPAKIPKTAAGEPTHAPPATNGVGGSPEPPAEREAHPAPEFLENDRHGKIPVNAVRPHSSSPGLTKAPGASSLIRTAVLQQHPAKSPRCPSHSPRSAPHEAAAGKRSSTYAPKAPPSSAPVPSASPLPRPSASPVRQRCAERAAPALHPQQSTVTPEPPAAPQLRPEPGEPHGHSQSSEAGDSEGVASGPEGKRRKKYRSRDYTVNLHGQAAEDRAKPVRLKERRLTFDPVTGQIRPLTPKETHQDEKPRGPVPPDPPTVAPPPQKPLAPLPSPFQQTNWKELSRNEIIQSYLNLQSNMLTSSGAQTPGAHFFMNQYLKQEERDAPESRKTHVLVPSGSETDLPGVTRDVRDSDLHRIHKEHWPGVNGCSDTQGKWYDWTECISLDPHGDESKLNVLPYVCLD; the protein is encoded by the exons ATGACAACGGCCCCAGCAACCCCGCAGCAGATGAGAGACCGGCTGCTGCAGGCCATCGATAGCCACAGCAAT ATCTGTAACATGGTGGCGGTACTGGATGTAATCACCAATTTGGAGAAGTTCCCCATCACCAAAGAAGCACTTGAG GAAACACGCCTGGGAAAGCTAATTAATGACGTGAGGAAGAAAACCAAGGATGAAGACCTTGCCAAACGTGCCAAGAAACTCTTACGGAACTGGCAGAAGCTGATCGAGCCATGCCAGAACGAGACTCCGTCTCGCAGTGTGCCGAGCGCCCCTGGCTCGGCCAATGGCGGCGCCCACGGCTACAGGGCGGACGTGATCCCTCCGGCCGCCCCGTCGCCGGGAAAGGTGGGTCCTGAGCTGAAAGCTCGAAACGACGTCCACAACACCTACTCCCCCAAGGCGGAGAAGTCGAGCGGCCGCAAGCGGAAGGGGGAGCAGAGGGACGCCATGCTGCTGCCGGCCAAAATCCCCAAGACGGCCGCCGGCGAGCCCACGCACGCTCCGCCGGCGACCAACGGGGTGGGCGGGAGTCCCGAGCCCCCGGCGGAGAGGGAGGCCCACCCCGCCCCGGAGTTCCTCGAGAACGACCGGCACGGCAAAATCCCGGTCAACGCCGTCAGGCCGCACTCCAGCTCCCCGGGGCTCACCAAAGCCCCCGGCGCCTCGTCCCTGATCCGGACGGCGGTGCTGCAGCAGCACCCGGCCAAAAGCCCCCGCTGCCCCTCGCACAGCCCGCGCAGCGCGCCGCACGAGGCCGCCGCCGGCAAGAGGTCGTCCACGTACGCGCCCAAAGCGCCCCCGAGCTCGGCCCCGGTGCCCTCCGCCTCGCCGCTGCCGCGGCCCTCCGCGTCCCCGGTCCGCCAGCGCTGCGCCGAAAGGGCCGCGCCGGCGCTCCACCCCCAGCAGAGCACTGTAACCCCGGAGCCCCCGGCCGCGCCCCAGCTCCGGCCGGAGCCCGGCGAGCCGCACGGCCACAGCCAGTCCTCGGAGGCGGGCGACAGCGAGGGCGTGGCCTCCGGCCCGGAGGGCAAGCGGCGGAAGAAGTACCGGTCCCGGGACTACACCGTCAACCTCCACGGCCAGGCGGCGGAGGACAGGGCCAAGCCGGTGCGCTTAAAAGAGCGCCGGCTGACGTTCGACCCGGTCACGGGGCAGATCAGGCCCCTCACCCCGAAGGAGACGCACCAGGACGAGAAGCCCCGTGGACCCGTCCCGCCCGACCCGCCCACGGTAGCCCCGCCTCCGCAGAAGCCGCTCGCCCCCCTCCCCAGCCCCTTCCAGCAGACCAACTGGAAAGAGCTGTCCCGGAACGAAATCATCCAGTCCTACCTGAACCTCCAGAGCAACATGCTGACGTCCTCGGGGGCGCAGACCCCCGGCGCCCACTTTTTTATGAACCAGTATTTGAAACAGGAGGAGCGCGACGCGCCGGAGTCCAGGAAGACGCACGTCCTGGTGCCGAGCGGCTCGGAAACGGACCTCCCTGGCGTGACCAGGGACGTGAGGGACTCGGACCTCCACAGAATACACAAAGAGCACTGGCCCGGCGTGAACGGCTGTTCCGACACGCAGGGCAAGTGGTACGACTGGACAGAGTGCATATCCCTGGACCCGCACGGGGACGAGAGCAAGCTGAACGTCTTGCCGTACGTCTGCCTGGACTGA
- the crsp7 gene encoding mediator of RNA polymerase II transcription subunit 26 isoform X2: MVAVLDVITNLEKFPITKEALEETRLGKLINDVRKKTKDEDLAKRAKKLLRNWQKLIEPCQNETPSRSVPSAPGSANGGAHGYRADVIPPAAPSPGKVGPELKARNDVHNTYSPKAEKSSGRKRKGEQRDAMLLPAKIPKTAAGEPTHAPPATNGVGGSPEPPAEREAHPAPEFLENDRHGKIPVNAVRPHSSSPGLTKAPGASSLIRTAVLQQHPAKSPRCPSHSPRSAPHEAAAGKRSSTYAPKAPPSSAPVPSASPLPRPSASPVRQRCAERAAPALHPQQSTVTPEPPAAPQLRPEPGEPHGHSQSSEAGDSEGVASGPEGKRRKKYRSRDYTVNLHGQAAEDRAKPVRLKERRLTFDPVTGQIRPLTPKETHQDEKPRGPVPPDPPTVAPPPQKPLAPLPSPFQQTNWKELSRNEIIQSYLNLQSNMLTSSGAQTPGAHFFMNQYLKQEERDAPESRKTHVLVPSGSETDLPGVTRDVRDSDLHRIHKEHWPGVNGCSDTQGKWYDWTECISLDPHGDESKLNVLPYVCLD; encoded by the exons ATGGTGGCGGTACTGGATGTAATCACCAATTTGGAGAAGTTCCCCATCACCAAAGAAGCACTTGAG GAAACACGCCTGGGAAAGCTAATTAATGACGTGAGGAAGAAAACCAAGGATGAAGACCTTGCCAAACGTGCCAAGAAACTCTTACGGAACTGGCAGAAGCTGATCGAGCCATGCCAGAACGAGACTCCGTCTCGCAGTGTGCCGAGCGCCCCTGGCTCGGCCAATGGCGGCGCCCACGGCTACAGGGCGGACGTGATCCCTCCGGCCGCCCCGTCGCCGGGAAAGGTGGGTCCTGAGCTGAAAGCTCGAAACGACGTCCACAACACCTACTCCCCCAAGGCGGAGAAGTCGAGCGGCCGCAAGCGGAAGGGGGAGCAGAGGGACGCCATGCTGCTGCCGGCCAAAATCCCCAAGACGGCCGCCGGCGAGCCCACGCACGCTCCGCCGGCGACCAACGGGGTGGGCGGGAGTCCCGAGCCCCCGGCGGAGAGGGAGGCCCACCCCGCCCCGGAGTTCCTCGAGAACGACCGGCACGGCAAAATCCCGGTCAACGCCGTCAGGCCGCACTCCAGCTCCCCGGGGCTCACCAAAGCCCCCGGCGCCTCGTCCCTGATCCGGACGGCGGTGCTGCAGCAGCACCCGGCCAAAAGCCCCCGCTGCCCCTCGCACAGCCCGCGCAGCGCGCCGCACGAGGCCGCCGCCGGCAAGAGGTCGTCCACGTACGCGCCCAAAGCGCCCCCGAGCTCGGCCCCGGTGCCCTCCGCCTCGCCGCTGCCGCGGCCCTCCGCGTCCCCGGTCCGCCAGCGCTGCGCCGAAAGGGCCGCGCCGGCGCTCCACCCCCAGCAGAGCACTGTAACCCCGGAGCCCCCGGCCGCGCCCCAGCTCCGGCCGGAGCCCGGCGAGCCGCACGGCCACAGCCAGTCCTCGGAGGCGGGCGACAGCGAGGGCGTGGCCTCCGGCCCGGAGGGCAAGCGGCGGAAGAAGTACCGGTCCCGGGACTACACCGTCAACCTCCACGGCCAGGCGGCGGAGGACAGGGCCAAGCCGGTGCGCTTAAAAGAGCGCCGGCTGACGTTCGACCCGGTCACGGGGCAGATCAGGCCCCTCACCCCGAAGGAGACGCACCAGGACGAGAAGCCCCGTGGACCCGTCCCGCCCGACCCGCCCACGGTAGCCCCGCCTCCGCAGAAGCCGCTCGCCCCCCTCCCCAGCCCCTTCCAGCAGACCAACTGGAAAGAGCTGTCCCGGAACGAAATCATCCAGTCCTACCTGAACCTCCAGAGCAACATGCTGACGTCCTCGGGGGCGCAGACCCCCGGCGCCCACTTTTTTATGAACCAGTATTTGAAACAGGAGGAGCGCGACGCGCCGGAGTCCAGGAAGACGCACGTCCTGGTGCCGAGCGGCTCGGAAACGGACCTCCCTGGCGTGACCAGGGACGTGAGGGACTCGGACCTCCACAGAATACACAAAGAGCACTGGCCCGGCGTGAACGGCTGTTCCGACACGCAGGGCAAGTGGTACGACTGGACAGAGTGCATATCCCTGGACCCGCACGGGGACGAGAGCAAGCTGAACGTCTTGCCGTACGTCTGCCTGGACTGA
- the gdf15 gene encoding bone morphogenetic protein 4 gives MQSWVTRAAFFCLGLLLACSSPAPPLPASRDAFRGRQLEALKASILSYLGMEGPPEAGGRASGREMSGMLLHYRDTVRQLRANASGWREAQAVRSASAVLQPASVDVHVKRKTHVRPGGPWFRAVFDKSPVVREALAVARAELRIYRERSNALPLGPGKARRRMRVTVFETGGVPFHHEDRFALKNPAAETTLDISEAVEKWVRRDANSSLVVEVGLAAGERMDPGVPDVVLELDLITSEEEEEEAKPRQARSAEQERCDEGNKCCRRSLSVSIREIGWSDWVVAPSSYNMYFCDGSCPHNYKPASMHTQVKSRMHHMTKGATPQPCCVPAAYEPMVLLHYDSRGKLKLTPFEDLIVSECFCA, from the exons ATGCAGAGCTGGGTGACTCGGGCCGCTTTCTTCTGCCTGGGACTGCTCCTGGCCTGCTCCTCACCGGCCCCTCCTCTGCCGGCAAGCCGAGACGCGTTCAGGGGCCGGCAGCTGGAGGCCCTGAAGGCCAGCATCCTCAGCTACCTGGGCATGGAGGGACCCCCGGAGGCCGGGGGCCGGGCGTCCGGCCGGGAGATGAGCGGGATGCTCCTCCACTACAGGGACACGGTGCGGCAACTGAGGGCGAACGCGAGCGGCTGGAGGGAGGCCCAGGCCGTGCGCTCCGCCTCCGCCGTTCTTCAGCCAGCCTCTG TGGACGTGCACGTGAAGAGGAAGACCCACGTGCGGCCTGGAGGTCCCTGGTTCAGGGCCGTCTTCGACAAAAGCCCCGTCGTCAGGGAAGCGCTGGCCGTCGCTCGGGCCGAGCTGAGGATTTACAGGGAACGGTCCAATGCTCTTCCCCTGGGCCCGGGAAAGGCCCGGCGAAGGATGCGCGTGACCGTGTTCGAGACCGGAGGCGTCCCCTTCCACCACGAGGACAGGTTTGCCCTGAAGAACCCCGCCGCTGAGACAACGCTGGATATTAGCGAGGCCGTGGAGAAGTGGGTGCGGAGGGATGCCAACAGCTCCCTGGTGGTCGAAGTGGGTCTCGCCGCGGGAGAGAGAATGGACCCGGGCGTCCCCGACGTCGTCCTAGAGCTGGACCTGATCAcaagcgaggaggaggaggaggaggcgaaGCCCAGGCAGGCCAGGTCCGCTGAGCAGGAACGGTGCGACGAGGGAAACAAGTGCTGCAGGAggtccctgagcgtctccattCGGGAGATCGGCTGGTCGGACTGGGTGGTCGCGCCCAGCAGCTACAACATGTACTTCTGTGACGGCTCCTGCCCTCACAACTACAAGCCCGCCAGCATGCACACCCAGGTGAAGTCGCGCATGCACCACATGACCAAGGGCGCGACGCCGCAGCCCTGCTGCGTGCCGGCCGCCTACGAGCCCATGGTGCTGCTCCACTATGACAGTCGGGGGAAGCTGAAGCTCACGCCCTTTGAGGATCTCATCGTCAGCGAGTGCTTCTGCGCTTGA
- the crtc1a gene encoding CREB-regulated transcription coactivator 1 isoform X2 codes for MATSNNPRKFSEKIALHNQKQAEETAAFEEVMKDLSITRAARLQLQKTQYLQLGQNRGQYYGGSLPNVNQIRNSEVDLPFQTPFPNSAVDSSRTSRHHGLVDRVYRERSRMTSPHRRPLDKHGRQIDSCPYGSVYLSPPPDTSWRRTNSDSALHQSTLNPTPQDAFAGGPQSLQPKRVLLLTVPGTDMTDSQVDEDGQEQIWDSKKNAPSRPKSCKVPGISIFPSPDQDISSSLIPVTHNTGDSLPDLTNIQFPPPLPMPLDPEDTASTLSSSNSGGNIASSGATSSQPTAVAGRRPEDMVPLILSADVHQHQALQQLSPTLSPPITLTQAVTLDTMTLEQQLAQYPFFSQTSSQPATQVVGGGLQQQPTTGIARLVQLPPISLNAASGLSQSSPGTVSPSSVGMDLNSHSSILGSVFGDFYDQQLSSRQTSALSQQLEQFNMMENPVSSSSLYSQGSTLNYSQAAMLELTGSHGNLQDAQQLGYSSHGNIPNIILTVTGESPPTLSKELSSSLAGDDSFDADSQFPLDELKIDPLTLDGLHMLNDPDMVLADPATEDAFRLDRL; via the exons ATGGCGACCTCGAACAATCCGCGCAAATTCAGCGAGAAGATCGCCTTGCACAACCAGAAGCAGGCCGAGGAGACGGCGGCGTTCGAGGAGGTGATGAAGGACCTGAGTATCACCAGGGCCGCGCGG TTACAGCTACAGAAGACGCAGTATCTGCAGCTGGGACAGAACAGGGGACAGTACTACGGCGGCTCACTGCCAAATGTCAACCAGATCCGAAACAGTGAGGTTGACCTTCCTTTCCAG ACTCCTTTTCCAAATTCAGCGGTCGACAGCAGTAGGACCAGTCGGCACCATGGGCTGGTGGACCGGGTTTATCGAGAGCGAAGTCGCATGACGTCGCCGCACCGCAGGCCGCTGGACAAACATGGCCGGCAG ATTGACAGCTGCCCGTATGGCTCCGTCTATCTCTCACCACCGCCTGATACCAGCTGGAGAAG GACCAACTCCGACTCGGCTCTGCACCAAAGCACTTTGAACCCCACTCCTCAAGATGCCTTTGCAGGAGGACCACAGAGCCTACAGCCAAAGCGAG TTCTCCTTCTCACCGTGCCGGGCACTGACATGACAGATTCGCAGGTAGATGAGGATGGACAGGAGCAGATCTGGGACAGCAAAAAG aATGCTCCATCGCGGCCCAAATCTTGCAAAGTTCCTGGAATCAG CATATTTCCATCCCCGGACCAGGACATCAGTTCGTCTCTAATCCCGGTCACGCACAACACTGGCGACTCACTTCCCGACCTGACCAACATCCAGTTTCCGCCTCCCCTGCCCATGCCCCTGGACCCGGAGGACACGGCGTCCACTCTGAGCTCCTCCAACAGCGGAGGCAACATCGCCAGTTCAG GAGCCACATCCTCCCAGCCCACTGCAGTGGCGGGTCGGAGGCCGGAGGACATGGTCCCTCTCATCCTCAGTGCGGACGTCCACCAGCACCAGGCTCTCCAGCAGCTCTCTCCCACTCTGTCGCCGCCCATCACCCTCACTCAG GCGGTGACGTTagacaccatgacactggagcAGCAGTTGGCTCAGTACCCCTTCTTTAGCCAGACGTCCAGTCAGCCAGCCACGCAGGTGGTGGGCGGcggcctgcagcagcagccGACCACAGGCATCGCCAGGCTGGTTCAGCTGCCTCCGATCTCCTTGAACGCCGCCTCAGGTCTGTCCCAGTCCAGCCCGGGCACCGTGTCACCGTCGTCTGTCGGCATGGACCTCAATTCA CACTCCTCCATACTGGGAAGTGTGTTTGGGGACTTCTATGACCAGCAGTTGTCCTCCCGACAGACCAGCGCTCTCTCGCAACAG ctaGAACAGTTCAACATGATGGAAAACCCCGTCAGCTCCAGCAGCCTCTACAGTCAGGGCTCCACTCTCAACTACTCTCAAGCCGCCATGCTGGAGCTGACTGGGAGCCATGGCAACCTGCAGGACGCCCAGCAGCTGGGCTACAGCAGCCATGGCAACATCCCCAACATAATCCTCACAG TGACTGGAGAGTCTCCGCCCACCCTATCCAAGGAGCTGTCCAGTTCCCTGGCGGGAGACGACTCGTTTGACGCGGATTCGCAGTTCCCCCTGGACGAGCTGAAGATCGACCCGCTCACCCTGGATGGCCTGCACATGCTCAATGACCCGGACATGGTCCTGGCCGACCCCGCCACCGAAGACGCCTTCCGGCTGGATAGGCTGTAG
- the crtc1a gene encoding CREB-regulated transcription coactivator 1 isoform X1 yields the protein MATSNNPRKFSEKIALHNQKQAEETAAFEEVMKDLSITRAARLQLQKTQYLQLGQNRGQYYGGSLPNVNQIRNSEVDLPFQTPFPNSAVDSSRTSRHHGLVDRVYRERSRMTSPHRRPLDKHGRQIDSCPYGSVYLSPPPDTSWRRTNSDSALHQSTLNPTPQDAFAGGPQSLQPKRVLLLTVPGTDMTDSQVDEDGQEQIWDSKKNAPSRPKSCKVPGISIFPSPDQDISSSLIPVTHNTGDSLPDLTNIQFPPPLPMPLDPEDTASTLSSSNSGGNIASSGATSSQPTAVAGRRPEDMVPLILSADVHQHQALQQLSPTLSPPITLTQAVTLDTMTLEQQLAQYPFFSQTSSQPATQVVGGGLQQQPTTGIARLVQLPPISLNAASGLSQSSPGTVSPSSVGMDLNSASTLHQYRSRMGSSANQSPTSPVSNQGFSPGGSPQHSSILGSVFGDFYDQQLSSRQTSALSQQLEQFNMMENPVSSSSLYSQGSTLNYSQAAMLELTGSHGNLQDAQQLGYSSHGNIPNIILTVTGESPPTLSKELSSSLAGDDSFDADSQFPLDELKIDPLTLDGLHMLNDPDMVLADPATEDAFRLDRL from the exons ATGGCGACCTCGAACAATCCGCGCAAATTCAGCGAGAAGATCGCCTTGCACAACCAGAAGCAGGCCGAGGAGACGGCGGCGTTCGAGGAGGTGATGAAGGACCTGAGTATCACCAGGGCCGCGCGG TTACAGCTACAGAAGACGCAGTATCTGCAGCTGGGACAGAACAGGGGACAGTACTACGGCGGCTCACTGCCAAATGTCAACCAGATCCGAAACAGTGAGGTTGACCTTCCTTTCCAG ACTCCTTTTCCAAATTCAGCGGTCGACAGCAGTAGGACCAGTCGGCACCATGGGCTGGTGGACCGGGTTTATCGAGAGCGAAGTCGCATGACGTCGCCGCACCGCAGGCCGCTGGACAAACATGGCCGGCAG ATTGACAGCTGCCCGTATGGCTCCGTCTATCTCTCACCACCGCCTGATACCAGCTGGAGAAG GACCAACTCCGACTCGGCTCTGCACCAAAGCACTTTGAACCCCACTCCTCAAGATGCCTTTGCAGGAGGACCACAGAGCCTACAGCCAAAGCGAG TTCTCCTTCTCACCGTGCCGGGCACTGACATGACAGATTCGCAGGTAGATGAGGATGGACAGGAGCAGATCTGGGACAGCAAAAAG aATGCTCCATCGCGGCCCAAATCTTGCAAAGTTCCTGGAATCAG CATATTTCCATCCCCGGACCAGGACATCAGTTCGTCTCTAATCCCGGTCACGCACAACACTGGCGACTCACTTCCCGACCTGACCAACATCCAGTTTCCGCCTCCCCTGCCCATGCCCCTGGACCCGGAGGACACGGCGTCCACTCTGAGCTCCTCCAACAGCGGAGGCAACATCGCCAGTTCAG GAGCCACATCCTCCCAGCCCACTGCAGTGGCGGGTCGGAGGCCGGAGGACATGGTCCCTCTCATCCTCAGTGCGGACGTCCACCAGCACCAGGCTCTCCAGCAGCTCTCTCCCACTCTGTCGCCGCCCATCACCCTCACTCAG GCGGTGACGTTagacaccatgacactggagcAGCAGTTGGCTCAGTACCCCTTCTTTAGCCAGACGTCCAGTCAGCCAGCCACGCAGGTGGTGGGCGGcggcctgcagcagcagccGACCACAGGCATCGCCAGGCTGGTTCAGCTGCCTCCGATCTCCTTGAACGCCGCCTCAGGTCTGTCCCAGTCCAGCCCGGGCACCGTGTCACCGTCGTCTGTCGGCATGGACCTCAATTCA GCTTCTACCCTCCATCAGTACCGCAGTAGGATGGGCTCCTCTGCCAATCAGTCTCCAACCTCCCCCGTCTCCAACCAAGGCTTCTCTCCCGGAGGTTCGCCTCAA CACTCCTCCATACTGGGAAGTGTGTTTGGGGACTTCTATGACCAGCAGTTGTCCTCCCGACAGACCAGCGCTCTCTCGCAACAG ctaGAACAGTTCAACATGATGGAAAACCCCGTCAGCTCCAGCAGCCTCTACAGTCAGGGCTCCACTCTCAACTACTCTCAAGCCGCCATGCTGGAGCTGACTGGGAGCCATGGCAACCTGCAGGACGCCCAGCAGCTGGGCTACAGCAGCCATGGCAACATCCCCAACATAATCCTCACAG TGACTGGAGAGTCTCCGCCCACCCTATCCAAGGAGCTGTCCAGTTCCCTGGCGGGAGACGACTCGTTTGACGCGGATTCGCAGTTCCCCCTGGACGAGCTGAAGATCGACCCGCTCACCCTGGATGGCCTGCACATGCTCAATGACCCGGACATGGTCCTGGCCGACCCCGCCACCGAAGACGCCTTCCGGCTGGATAGGCTGTAG